From the Paenibacillus tianjinensis genome, the window ATGCCGGGAACGCGGACACCGCGCTCCCGGCTTCCGTGCACAGCAAGGGCAGTAAGACCCCGCAGGCGGCCAAAGTCACAGGCGGCAGAGGGGATGGCGGGCGCGGAGGCAAAGGCGGACGCGCATCCGGCAAAGGCGGCGCAGCGAGGGGACGCGAGCCGCAGGGGACCGGTGAAGAGGCTGCGCTTGCAGCCTATGGCGAGTTCTGCAGAGATCAGCTAGGCTGGCAGCCGGATGGTCATCCGGTGATGTTCGGCGATCACCTGTACATCTCTCCGCTGCCCAAGGAAGCGCTGGATGGATTAAAGACGATCCGCCCCGGCTGGTACGTAGGCCATGTGCGCAGCGGCCGCTTTATACCCGGCCATCCGCTTGCGACTGCGCTGCAGCCGGCTGAATGCTGCCGTAGCCTGTCTCTATCCAGCGGGAACGGCGAAGCGGTGTCTTATCTAAAAGGCGAAACGCTGGCTATTCCTGAGCAGCGCCTGTCCGTGAAGCCCGGAAGTATAAGCAAGGGGTATGTACTTGTCTGTATCGACGGTTTCAGTGCCGGCTGGGCGAAATGGCAGGAAGGTATGCTTAAGAATGAATATCCCGCAGGTTGGAGGTGGACTTAAGGCATGAGCGCACCAGGACATAAGAAACAAAGGATTGATAAAGTGCTGTCCCATATGGGCATTGGCTCCCGCAGTGATATCCGCAAACAGGCGAAGCAGGGGCTAATCACTGTGAACGGTGCTGTGGTCAAAGACAGCGGATTTCATGTGGACCCCTACAAAGACGAGATTGAGGTGGGCGGTGAACCGGTCCGCTACCGTGAATATGTGTATTTGATGATGAACAAGCCGCCCGGCGTCTTGTCTGCCACTGAAGACAAGCGGGACCGGACAGTGCTTGATTTACTAAAGCCGGAGCATGCGCAGTTTGAACCGTTTCCGGTCGGCAGGCTGGACAAGGATACCGTTGGACTACTGCTGCTCACCAATGACGGCAAGCTTGCCCATGAGCTGCTATCCCCGCGCAAGCATGTGCCGAAGACCTATGAGGCAACAGTGGAGGGAGAGGTAGATGCCGCTGATGTCGCGGCGTTTGCAGCCGGTGTCGAGCTGGAGGACGGCTATGTCACACTGCCCGCTCAGTTATCGATTCTCAGCCGTGAACGCGGCAGTAAGACGATCTCGCAGATCTCTCTTACCATTACGGAAGGGAAATTCCATCAGGTAAAGCGGATGTTCATCGCCGTAGGGAAAAAGGTGACTTTTTTGAAGCGGGTATCGATGGGAGAATTAAAGCTGGATGAAAGTCTGCCGCTGGGTGCCTGCCGGGAGTTAACTGCTGCGGAACTGGAATTGCTGACCGGTACAGCAGATGGAGCAGCCGATTAACCGAAGAATTTGGCTAAACGATTATTACAGGCTTAATTAAAGAGCGGTCTCTCGTTGACCGGACTTTGGTAAGCTTGCTTAATATAGCTGTATAGATAAACAGACGGACAAGGATGGTGAGGTATGAAATACAAACTGATTGCATTAGACGTGGATGGAACGCTGCTGAACGATGATCATCACTTAAGTGACGAGAATAAAGAAGCGATTGCCGAGGTTACACAAATGGGCGGACAAATTGTATTATGTACGGGCCGCAGCCCGCAGAATTCAATTCCTTTTATGGAAGAGCTGGGATTGTCCGGGTATGTGCTTGGCCATAATGGCGCGGTGACGGTATCGGTAAGTGATCGCAAAGTGCTTGATCAATACGGCATGGACGGGCGCGGGCTGGACCCGTATATCGAATATTGCCGGAAGCATAATATACATTTCGATGTAAGTACCGCCTTTGAGATGTATGTTGATAATGCGGATAATCTGACCAAGGAAGCTCATTTCATGTATGAGCATTTCCGGATCGTCCCGGCGTCTCTGCCTGGCTGGGAGGAATTCCGCGAACCGATCGTCAAATTCACGGTATTCACGCAAGCAGACACTTTGGATGAAGCAATGCGCGAATGGGGAACCTGGACCCAGCAGTACAACCTCCAACGCAGTGGAGAGTTTTTTGCTGATTTTATGCATCAGGATGCGTCCAAAGGCAATGCGCTGAAGAATCTTGCAGCGAGGCTCGGAATTCAGCGGGAGGAAGTGCTGTCTATCGGGAATTATTATAATGATATTTCCATGCTGACTTACGCGGGTCTTGGAATTGCAATGGAGAATTCACCGCTTGAAGTCAAAGCTGCTGCGGATGCGGTTACGGGTACGAATAACGAACATGGCGTGCGTGACGCACTGTTAAAATATTGCTTATAGCCCTCATATGAGATCGAAGCCAAGCATATAACGGTGCCGGACGGCGCTGTTTATGCTTTTTTGTCATGTGCAGGATTGTTGCAAAAGGGGGATCAACCCGTATTTGTTAAGGGGCTATTCTGAAAATAAAATCCATATGAAAAAAAACAAGCGGCTGTTCCGCCCGGTATAGGGCGGTAAGGCCGCTTGTTGTCACTGTTGCAGTGTCTTCGGATGGAATTAGACAAACAACGAACGCGAAATGATGACTAGCAAAATGAAGAGTACCAAAATCGCACCGGTTGATGTGAAGCCTGGCATTGTACCCATATCTGATTCCTCCCTTAACTCATGTCTAGTTCCCATTGCCGTGCACCCTGGCTGCAGCATCCCTGGGATAATGACATCATATGCGAAGGAAGGCCTTGTGAAATGGTCAGCTGCCTAACCCGCCGTCAAGATGGGCTTTCATGATTCTGAGTCCTTTAGGCAGATGGTTCTTAAGCTGGCCGGAGCTGGCTTTGCCCCAGCTGACCGGCAGCCCCTCTACCGTAACAAGCGTCCAGCCATGCAGCTCTGGCGGAACCGGCAGGCTTTCGCCCCGCAGCCAAGCCTGAATATCCAGGCTGTCCGCAGCCAAATCAAAGCTGCGTGCTGCCTGATCAGGCCTCAGTGCCATTGCCAGGGCATGGGCAGGTTCAATCCGGTTCTTCTTCAGGTGGGCGATATGCAGGCCGGCACGGGGCACCTTGAGACCTTCCAGCAGGCCGGTATGCATACGTTCGCTGAATGACTCCGGCAGCAAGTATAACGATTCCCCGAACAGAAGGGGTACGCCCTGCCCGGTAAACCCGGGAAGCTCGGCCGCGGCCCAGTTCATGAATTGCTGATAAGCATCCCGGACGGAGGATGTGAGCTTGGGACCGCTTTTGCCACGGTCGGCATTTCGTTTGCTGCGGGGGCTTCCGCTGTCGTCATTGGCTGCTTTACGCAGCAACGCTACAAAGTGTCCTTCGCCTTTTTCCAGATGGGGCCAGAGTCTTTTTTGCGTGATGAGCTGCATATCCGGATAAGCTGCTGTAAACCGGGCAAGGGTCTCCTCATTTTCTTGACGGTTGAACGTGCAAGTCGAGTAGGCCATAGTGCCGCCGGGCTTCAGCATAAGGTAAGCATCCTGTAAAATATCCCATTGTCTATCTGCACACATCTTCACATGCTCAGGTGACCATTCGCTGACGGCGTCGGGATCCTTGCGGAACATGCCTTCCCCCGAACAAGGCGCATCGAGCATAATCCGGTCGAAGACCTCCATGAACCGCCGCGACATTTCCCCCGGACTGCTGCTTGTCACCAGTGCGTTGGAAATACCGAGCCGCTCGACATTTTCAGCCAGAATTTTGGCCCGTTCAGGGTGTATCTCATTCGAGACAAGCAGTCCTTGTCCCTGCATTAAAGAAGCGAGATGTGTGGTTTTGCCTCCGGGTGCTGCGGCCAGATCAAGCACGGTTTCACCGGGGAGCGGGGCCAGCAGCTCGGCAGCGGACATTGCAGACGGTTCCTGAATATAATATAATCCGGCCGAATGATAGGGATGTCTGCCCGGCCGGGCAGGATCTTCATAGTAATAGCCTGTGGGGCACCACGGAACCGGCGTCAGGCCAAACAGTGAAATTGCATGTGAAGCAGGACCGCTGCCGGGAGCAGCTTTTAAAGTATTTAACCGCAAGCCTTGAGTCCTCGGCATATTATAGCTGTGCAGAAAAGCGTCCGCCTCCTGCCCCAGCATCTCTTTCATGGCAGTGGTATAAGCGGCGGGCAGCCGTTCTTCCTTCATAATTCATTCTCCTCTAGTTAATTTCAAAACAGGCTCAGGTGTTCTTATTCCTTGCTGTTTCAGGTGGATACCGATAAAATCAAGGTATGGGACCTAAGCGTGCCTGTAAATGTACATATATACAACTATATCATAATTGCCGGGTCTCACCGTAATCAGGGCAATCGAAAAGGGGATGTACCTTATGAATTTGCTGCAAGCGCTATTCTTCCCGCCGGAGCAGCCCGGTGGCGTATCTTCTATGATCCCTTATCTGCAGGAGCGGTTCCGTTCCAGCCGCTGGGATATGGATTTATTCTGGCTGCCCAAGCGAATTCGGGGCAAGGGACGCGAAGAGATTGTCTTTGATACATTTGACTGGACTTTATACGGCGAAAGTCCGGTTGTGCAAAAATATATTCAGACCTACCGCGATTATATCTGGTGGACGAAGCTGCGGATGAACAAGCAATATGATCTGATCCATGCCCATCATCCGATTGCCGGCCTGGCGATGAAAAAAATCTATCCGGACATTCCACTCATTCAAACGCTGCATTCCAGCTATGAACGTGAGCTGATTTTGAATGGTGTGATTGAAGAGGGCGGGGTGGAGCATCAGTTTCTGGTGTCCATTTACCGCGAGCTGGAGCATGCCAGTGACCGTCTGATGACGGTATCACGCTCGTTCGCCGACTATTTAGCGCCTTATATTGATCATCCTGATCAGATCAGCATTATTCCCAACGGTTTTGATGAAAAAAGATTTAAACCGGTGCCGCATGACAACAGCATTCCGCAACTTGTGACAGTCACCCGCCTGGTGCCGGCGAAAGGGATTGATACCTTATTTAGAGCCTGTGCAGAGCTGAAAAACCGCGGCCACGAATATGTGCTGCATATTATCGGGGACGGACCTTCACGGGCTGAGCTGGAGCTGCTCGCACAGGAGCTCGGAATTTATAATGAAACTATTTTTTACGGGTATACGCTGCATCCGGAAGAGTTTATGCCGTTCTTTGATATCTTTGTTTTGCCATCGCGCGCGGAAGCGTTCGGTTCGGTGTTTGCGGAAGCTGCGCTTAGCTGTCTTGCTCTGGTAGGCACGAATGTAGGCGGGATTCCTGAACAGATTGAGGACGGGGTGAACGGCCTGCTGGTGAATCCGGATGACCAGATGGCGCTTGCGGATGCGCTGGAAAAGGTGATTACGGATCCGGGCTACCGCTATGAGCTGTCTAGATCTGCATGGGATAAAGCGAAGAGCCTCTATTCTCTGACCCGTGTCGCCAATGAGCTCAAGAAAACCTATTTACAGTATCAGCCGGGAACGAAAGGGTGAGCAGATGATTCCTTTCCGTTTTCTGCATGCTGCGGATCTGCATCTGGACAGCCGGTTTACCGGACTTTCGCAGCTTCCGCAAGCCATACGCTCCTATTTACGGGATTCCACCTTCGCCGCCCTCGGGCGGCTTGTTGGCGTAGCTATTGAGGAGAAAGTTGATTTCGTTGTGATCAGCGGCGATGTATATGATGTTTCCGACGCATCACTGCAGGGCCAGCTGCGTTTTTATGAGGCGCTGAGGGATCTGGGTGCCCACGGCATCCATGTCTATTTCATTCATGGCAATCATGATCCGCTCGATGGACCCCGCCTGCAAATGGAGCTGCCGGAGCATGTGACTGTGTTCGGTGCCGGTGAGCCGGGACAAGCAGTTGCCTGCCGCCGCAGCGATGGCAGAGAGGTTGCTGTAATCAGCGGTATTTCTTATCCCACCGCTAAGGTGACGGAGAATACGGCACTGCTGTTCAACCGCAAGCCGGGGAGTACCTTGTTTCATATCGCTTTACTCCACGGAAATGTGGATGGTGATCTGCAGCATGAAACCTATTCACCGTGCAGCCGCAAGGATCTGATCGGACGCGGATTCGATTATTGGGCGCTGGGCCATATCCATAAACGCAGCATTCTGCACGAGAATCCTGTAATCGTCTATCCGGGCAATATCCAAGGGCGCAGCGTCAAGGAGACCGGCCCTAAAGGCTGCTATGTTGTTGAAGTGAATGAAGAGGGGTATGCGCAGCTCCGGTTCCGTGAACTCGATTCTGTCCGCTGGCAGGTGCGGGAGATTCCGATTGAAGGCCTGGCGGACGAAGCGGAATGGACACAGGCTGTGGAACAGGCGGTGGAAGATATCCGGGAAGAGCTTCCGCAGCTGATGTCTGTCGTGCGCTTCCGGCTCACCGGCAGGGGAAAGGTGCACCGGATGCTTTCGGAAAAAGGAGCTGCAGCCGATCTGCTTACCGAGCTGCAGCGGCGGGAAACTGTCCGAGCCGAACGCAGGGAGTATGCCGGACTCGTCTGGACCGAAGGTTTCGCGGTGGAAACCGGCCTGGCGGTTGACCGGGAACGATTGCTTCAGGAGGACAGCTTCCTCGGTGAAATGTTGCGGCTCTCCAGACTTAGCGGACAATCTGCGGAAGGGCTGGATGATCTGCTCTCTGCTGCGCTCAAGCCGCTGATGGAGAACCGGGAGCTGCGCAGGCTGCTCGCAGGCGCCGGGGAAGAAGAGAAACTGGGGTGGCTGACCAGTGCTGCGGAGCTCGGTATTACCCTGCTTAGCGGTGTGGAGGACGAGGATGGGACAGCAGGAGCCATGTTCTCCAATGGAGCGGCTGCTGCCAGGCAAGAGCGGGAGGCTGAAGAATGAGGATTGAGCAGTTGCAGATCGGCGGCTTTGGCCGCCTGCAGCAGCGGGAGCTCGGGCTGCAGGAGGGCGTTACTGTCCTATATGGGCGCAATGAAGCCGGCAAAAGCACGACGCTGCAGTTTATCCGGGCCATGCTGTTCGGAATTCCCAGCAGGGCCAATCCGGCGGAGAGATATGAGCCTGCACAAGGCGGGCAGCATGGGGGTGTACTGACCGCATACGACCGGGAAGGGGCGCGCTGGATGATCCGCCGCTATGCTGCTGGCGGAGAACTGCAGGGGCGGAGCGAAAAATTGAGCATTACCGTCAGCTATCCCGATGGCAGAACGGAAGAAGCGACACAGGAAGAGCTGGAGCGGCGGCTTCTGGGTGGGATCTCACGAAGTATGTTCCGCCAGCTGTTCGCCGTGTCGCTTGACGAGCTGCAGGAGCTCGGTGCGCTGCAGTCCGAGGAGATGAGCAGCTATTTGTTCCATGCCGGTATGGGCGGGGGCGGGGAAATTATGCGGGCTGAGCGTAAGCTTATCCAGGATGCAGAGAAGCTGTATAAGCCGCGGGGCAAGGTACAGGAGGCAGCAAAGATTCTGCAGCAAATCGAGAAGCTGGAGCGCGAGATGGCAGAAAGCCGCTCTTTTCTGCCGAGATATAACGAGAATTTGGCCGCACTTGAATTGACGGAACAGAAATTGATGCAGCTGGAGGCATCCCGCACGGGAGCCGGCAACAGGCTGGCGTTGCTGCGCAAAGCAGCAGATATCCGTGAGCTGTGGCTGAAATGGCGTGAGGCCCGCCTCGAGCTTGCCGATCTGCCGGTGATCGAGTCTTTCCCGGATAACGGGATGGCTCGGTGGCAGACGCTGGAGGGGGAGATCCGGAATGCAGAAAGTGCAGTATACCGGCTTAAACGCCTGCAAGACGAGCTTTCGGCCGAGCTTGCAGCGCATCCGCCGGACGAGCTGCTTGCTGCGCAGGGTCCGGTGCTAGAGCAGTTGGATCGCCGCCAGTCCAGCTATGAGGACCGGCGAGCCGAGCGCCAGCGGCTGGAAGCCGAGCTTGCCTCACAGCAGGCACACCTGGAACGCATCCTGCGCAGCATCGGTGCTGGCTGGGGACCGGCGGAGCTTACCGGCTTCTCCGGCTCAGCAGCGGACCGTGAAGCAGCTCGGCGCTTCGCTGCGGCCTTCTCCGGCTACGACCGGCGGATGGAGGCCCGGGAGGCGGAGCGGCAAAGCCTCCGCTCCCGGATGGCCGCCGCTGCTGCCGCGCTGCAGGCGGCGGAACGCTCGCTTGCGCGCGAGCACACAAGCGGCGCAGCCAGCTTCGCGGGCCTCGCTCCGCGCAGCCCGCGCGAAGTGCTGCAGCTGTGGGACGAGCTGCAGCAGGCCGCCGAGCGCTGGCGCGAAGCGCAGCTCGGCGCAGGTGCCGGCGCCGGCCGCAGCCCCGGCGCAGGAGACCGCCGGGCGGCACGCTACCGGCGGCTGCTTGCCGCAGGCGCAGCGCTCACGCTGCTGCTGCCGGCGGCGCTGCAGCTGACCGGCGCGGCGCCGGTCAGCGTCTGGTCCGCGCTCGGCCTGCTGGCCGCCGCGGACCTGGCCCTGTGGGCCGGCCTGCGCGCAGCCGGCCGGGCTTCGTCCCCGCCGGGAACTGGCGGGGACAGCGGGGCAGCCGCAGCTGAGATGCTGCGGCTGCGGGGGCTTTTGCTCTCCGGCGCGGAGCCGGAGGGCGGACTGAGCCGGCCGGGACGCAGGCCGGCGGGTGGCGCCAGCCCTGATGCCAGCGGGCTGGAGGCCGGGATGAAAGAGCTGCGCCGCCTGATGGAAGCATGGAACGCTTGGCGGCAACGGATGGACCGGCTGTCCGGCGAACATGAGTCCTGCCGGACTGAAGCAGAGGCGCTCGCCGGGCAAGAGCGCGCACTGGCCGAAGAGCTGAACCGTGCCGAGGCTGAGTTCACGGAGCTGGACGAACGATATGCTGAGTGGCTCCGACAGCGCAGCCTGCCGGAGGGCTTGTCGCCGGAAGGCCTGCCTGATATTTTTGCACTGGTTGAGCAGGGCAACGATCTGCTCCGCCAGCATAGCAAGCTGACTCAGCGGCTCAAAGAGCTGGAGGCGGAATGCGGCGCTTATGAGCAGGAAGCCATGTTGCTGATGCAGCAGGCCGGAATGACAGCTGCCAGCCGTTCAACTACTCCAGGCAGATCAGCGAGCGCAGCTGGTATTGTTCCAGCATCTATCCGTCCGGACATTCCGTCACATGCAGCAGTTAATGAACCGGCATCAGCTATTCGGAATCGTCCGGCAACCCCGGAGGTAACCGCTACTCCTGCACTTCCATTAGCTGAGATTCCTACTGTTCATGTGCTGGAATTCTCTAACAGTACAACTATAGCTTCGATCACTGCGGATACTGGCCAGGGGAATTCCAATTTTAACTCGCTTGAAGCTGAAAGTAATCCTGTAGTCTCTGTATTCACGCTGCTTAGCTGGCTTGAGAACCGGAAGCGGGATTGGGATTCGTTGAAGCGTGTACTGCTGCGCCGGGAGGGTATCCATACCCGGTTGGCAGAGGTGCAGGTAGAACTTGCGGAGAACAGCCGGATCCTGGAGGATTTGAAGCAGCGCAGCAGCAGTCTGCTGCGTGAAGGAGGAGCCGTGGACGGTGAAGATTTTCTGCGGCGTTCGTCGGCGGTACAGCTCCGGGTCGAACTGACAAAATCTATCCGTCAATGGGAACTGGCGATGTTCGGCGGCTGGGAGGGCGGCGGGGCTGAACAGCTGCAGCAGCTTCTGGAGCATCATGATGCCTTTGCGCTGGAACAGGAACGGTCCGCCGCGGAAGATACGGCGGCTAACATTGAAGAAGAACGGAATATGCTCCTGCAGCAGCGGGGTAAGCTGATGCAGGAACGGGAATATTTGAAGGACCGCTGTATGCAGGATACCGTCAATCAGCAGCTGGAGGAACAGCGGACCGCGTTGCGGAGTCTGGCCGGGCAATATGCGGTAAACGCTTTGGCTGCAGAATTGATCGGCCGGACTAGACGGATTTATGAGCAGGAGAAGCAGCCGCAAGTGCTGCAGCTCGCCTCTGCCTACTTCGCGAAGCTGACGCAAGGGGAATACCGGCGGATTGTAATGACACTCGGGCATAAGGAGCTAAAAGCGGAGCATGCTTCCTTAGGGCTTATAGACAGCGGGCTGCTTAGCCGGGGTACTGCGGAACAGCTCTACCTCGCCATCCGGTTGGCCCTAGCCGGGACAATGACCCGTCAGAATAGCCTGCCTCTCCTCTTCGATGATCTGTTCGTCAATTTTGATGAACAACGTCTGTTTGCAGCATTGGCTCTAATCGGTGAGCTGTCGGCCACCCGGCAAATCGTAATGATGACCTGCCACCGCCATGTAGCCGAAGCAGCTGCACGGATTCTTCCCGCTGCTGCGGTAATCACAGTATAAAGGAGCAAGCATAGGCAGAGGGTTCTCCCAGGAACCGTTACCCTATCCGTGAGTATCCGTGAGACAGTGTTCTGTTCCAAGGCCGTTGCCTCTTGCTTTTTTGCTGTTCC encodes:
- a CDS encoding pseudouridine synthase: MSAPGHKKQRIDKVLSHMGIGSRSDIRKQAKQGLITVNGAVVKDSGFHVDPYKDEIEVGGEPVRYREYVYLMMNKPPGVLSATEDKRDRTVLDLLKPEHAQFEPFPVGRLDKDTVGLLLLTNDGKLAHELLSPRKHVPKTYEATVEGEVDAADVAAFAAGVELEDGYVTLPAQLSILSRERGSKTISQISLTITEGKFHQVKRMFIAVGKKVTFLKRVSMGELKLDESLPLGACRELTAAELELLTGTADGAAD
- a CDS encoding glycosyltransferase family 4 protein, with the protein product MNLLQALFFPPEQPGGVSSMIPYLQERFRSSRWDMDLFWLPKRIRGKGREEIVFDTFDWTLYGESPVVQKYIQTYRDYIWWTKLRMNKQYDLIHAHHPIAGLAMKKIYPDIPLIQTLHSSYERELILNGVIEEGGVEHQFLVSIYRELEHASDRLMTVSRSFADYLAPYIDHPDQISIIPNGFDEKRFKPVPHDNSIPQLVTVTRLVPAKGIDTLFRACAELKNRGHEYVLHIIGDGPSRAELELLAQELGIYNETIFYGYTLHPEEFMPFFDIFVLPSRAEAFGSVFAEAALSCLALVGTNVGGIPEQIEDGVNGLLVNPDDQMALADALEKVITDPGYRYELSRSAWDKAKSLYSLTRVANELKKTYLQYQPGTKG
- a CDS encoding metallophosphoesterase family protein — its product is MSSRKPIYSISRERKGEQMIPFRFLHAADLHLDSRFTGLSQLPQAIRSYLRDSTFAALGRLVGVAIEEKVDFVVISGDVYDVSDASLQGQLRFYEALRDLGAHGIHVYFIHGNHDPLDGPRLQMELPEHVTVFGAGEPGQAVACRRSDGREVAVISGISYPTAKVTENTALLFNRKPGSTLFHIALLHGNVDGDLQHETYSPCSRKDLIGRGFDYWALGHIHKRSILHENPVIVYPGNIQGRSVKETGPKGCYVVEVNEEGYAQLRFRELDSVRWQVREIPIEGLADEAEWTQAVEQAVEDIREELPQLMSVVRFRLTGRGKVHRMLSEKGAAADLLTELQRRETVRAERREYAGLVWTEGFAVETGLAVDRERLLQEDSFLGEMLRLSRLSGQSAEGLDDLLSAALKPLMENRELRRLLAGAGEEEKLGWLTSAAELGITLLSGVEDEDGTAGAMFSNGAAAARQEREAEE
- a CDS encoding RsmB/NOP family class I SAM-dependent RNA methyltransferase; this encodes MKEERLPAAYTTAMKEMLGQEADAFLHSYNMPRTQGLRLNTLKAAPGSGPASHAISLFGLTPVPWCPTGYYYEDPARPGRHPYHSAGLYYIQEPSAMSAAELLAPLPGETVLDLAAAPGGKTTHLASLMQGQGLLVSNEIHPERAKILAENVERLGISNALVTSSSPGEMSRRFMEVFDRIMLDAPCSGEGMFRKDPDAVSEWSPEHVKMCADRQWDILQDAYLMLKPGGTMAYSTCTFNRQENEETLARFTAAYPDMQLITQKRLWPHLEKGEGHFVALLRKAANDDSGSPRSKRNADRGKSGPKLTSSVRDAYQQFMNWAAAELPGFTGQGVPLLFGESLYLLPESFSERMHTGLLEGLKVPRAGLHIAHLKKNRIEPAHALAMALRPDQAARSFDLAADSLDIQAWLRGESLPVPPELHGWTLVTVEGLPVSWGKASSGQLKNHLPKGLRIMKAHLDGGLGS
- a CDS encoding YjcZ family sporulation protein, whose product is MGTMPGFTSTGAILVLFILLVIISRSLFV
- a CDS encoding Cof-type HAD-IIB family hydrolase, producing the protein MKYKLIALDVDGTLLNDDHHLSDENKEAIAEVTQMGGQIVLCTGRSPQNSIPFMEELGLSGYVLGHNGAVTVSVSDRKVLDQYGMDGRGLDPYIEYCRKHNIHFDVSTAFEMYVDNADNLTKEAHFMYEHFRIVPASLPGWEEFREPIVKFTVFTQADTLDEAMREWGTWTQQYNLQRSGEFFADFMHQDASKGNALKNLAARLGIQREEVLSIGNYYNDISMLTYAGLGIAMENSPLEVKAAADAVTGTNNEHGVRDALLKYCL
- a CDS encoding AAA family ATPase, which encodes MRIEQLQIGGFGRLQQRELGLQEGVTVLYGRNEAGKSTTLQFIRAMLFGIPSRANPAERYEPAQGGQHGGVLTAYDREGARWMIRRYAAGGELQGRSEKLSITVSYPDGRTEEATQEELERRLLGGISRSMFRQLFAVSLDELQELGALQSEEMSSYLFHAGMGGGGEIMRAERKLIQDAEKLYKPRGKVQEAAKILQQIEKLEREMAESRSFLPRYNENLAALELTEQKLMQLEASRTGAGNRLALLRKAADIRELWLKWREARLELADLPVIESFPDNGMARWQTLEGEIRNAESAVYRLKRLQDELSAELAAHPPDELLAAQGPVLEQLDRRQSSYEDRRAERQRLEAELASQQAHLERILRSIGAGWGPAELTGFSGSAADREAARRFAAAFSGYDRRMEAREAERQSLRSRMAAAAAALQAAERSLAREHTSGAASFAGLAPRSPREVLQLWDELQQAAERWREAQLGAGAGAGRSPGAGDRRAARYRRLLAAGAALTLLLPAALQLTGAAPVSVWSALGLLAAADLALWAGLRAAGRASSPPGTGGDSGAAAAEMLRLRGLLLSGAEPEGGLSRPGRRPAGGASPDASGLEAGMKELRRLMEAWNAWRQRMDRLSGEHESCRTEAEALAGQERALAEELNRAEAEFTELDERYAEWLRQRSLPEGLSPEGLPDIFALVEQGNDLLRQHSKLTQRLKELEAECGAYEQEAMLLMQQAGMTAASRSTTPGRSASAAGIVPASIRPDIPSHAAVNEPASAIRNRPATPEVTATPALPLAEIPTVHVLEFSNSTTIASITADTGQGNSNFNSLEAESNPVVSVFTLLSWLENRKRDWDSLKRVLLRREGIHTRLAEVQVELAENSRILEDLKQRSSSLLREGGAVDGEDFLRRSSAVQLRVELTKSIRQWELAMFGGWEGGGAEQLQQLLEHHDAFALEQERSAAEDTAANIEEERNMLLQQRGKLMQEREYLKDRCMQDTVNQQLEEQRTALRSLAGQYAVNALAAELIGRTRRIYEQEKQPQVLQLASAYFAKLTQGEYRRIVMTLGHKELKAEHASLGLIDSGLLSRGTAEQLYLAIRLALAGTMTRQNSLPLLFDDLFVNFDEQRLFAALALIGELSATRQIVMMTCHRHVAEAAARILPAAAVITV